The stretch of DNA CGCGCGCGCCTTGGCCGTCACGTCGGAAGTCAGGCCAATGACCACGTCGGCTTTGGTCCGCTTCCCTTCCAGCAACAGGCGCGGCACCAGATCGCCGGTGGACCATTCCAGATCGCAGGCACAGATCTTTTCAAACTCCGTCTCGATGATGGGTCCCGGACCCCATTCAGACGTAAAATAGTCTCCCGCATAAACAGTCAGAACGGGCGTGTCGGCCAATGCCGTCGTGGCGCCAAGCGTGGCAGCCAAAGTCAAAGCGTATTTCATCGCATCCTCCAATCAGAGAGGCGGCGGGATAAGGATCTTGGGATGAGCCAAACCTTCCCTCCGCCGGTGTTAACCGGTTCAGGTTCAACGGGTTCGCTGTGCGCATCTCAGCCTGTTTCCAGGCACCCCGAGGTAGGGCGGAAGCTAGGGCCCGCGCCCCGCCCCTGCAAGCGGAAAACGCCTTGAGCGTGCCGCATCGCATCGCTAGACGGGTCCGGCAAAGGAGCAACCCCATGTCGATCAACAGTTTTGGCCATCTTTTCCGCGTGACCACATGGGGCGAAAGCCATGGACCTGCGCTTGGGGCCACGGTCGACGGGTGCCCGCCGGGGGTCGAGGTTGATGAGGCGATGATCCAGCACTGGCTGGACAAGCGCAAACCCGGTCAGAACAAATACACGACGCAGCGGCGTGAACCCGACGCGGTTAAAATCCTGTCGGGCGTGTTCGAAGGGCAGACCACAGGCACCCCCGTCCAGCTGATGATCGAAAACACCGACCAGCGGTCGAAGGACTATGGCGATATCGCCGAAAAGTTTCGCCCCGGTCATGCCGATATCACCTATTGGCAGAAATACGGCATCCGCGACTACCGCGGCGGGGGCCGGTCCTCTGCCCGCGAAACGGCAGCGAGGGTGGCCGCAGGCGGTCTGGCACGCGCGGCACTGGACAAGCTGGTGCCGGGGATCGAGATCAAGGGCTACATGACCCGCATGGGTGCGCACGAGATTGACCGGGACAAGTTCGACTGGGACCAGATCGACCAGAACCCGTTCTGGGTGCCCGACGCCAAAGCAGCCACGACATGGGCCGATTACCTCGATGGTCTGCGCAAATCCGGCTCGTCGGTCGGCGCCGTGATTGAAGTGGTCGCGCGCGGCGTGCCCGCAGGTCTCGGCGCCCCGGTTTACGGCAAGTTAGACACTGATCTTGCGGCGGGAATGATGTCGATCAACGCGGTCAAAGGGGTCGAGATTGGCGAAGGCATGTCTGCCGCCATGCTCACTGGCGAGTTGAACGCGGATGAGATCACAATGGGACGAAACGGGCCCGAATATTCCTCCAACCACGCGGGCGGTATCCTCGGCGGTATCTCGACCGGGCAGGACATCGTTGCGCGCTTTGCGGTCAAGCCGACGTCGTCGATCCTGCAAACCCGCAAGACGATCACCAAATCCGGCGAAGAGGCCGAAATCATCACAAAGGGCCGCCATGACCCCTGCGTCGGTATCCGCGCAGTACCGGTGGGCGAGGCGATGATGGCCTGCGTCATCCTGGACCACCTGCTGCTCGACCGCGGTCAGACTGGCGGCGAGCGCGGTAAGATCGGCTAGGCCAGCATCACGCCAACAGAGCGGACGATGTTGTGCAGTGTGTCGTGATCAATGCGCGCCCGCGCCATGGTGCGCAGACCAACATACTGCGCGATGATCATATCGGCGAGGGCACCACGCTCCGCTGGGTTCAAGACGGCATGCTTCGGTGACGCGCCCAACGCCGTATAAATCCCATCGCGCAAGGCACCCAATCCTTCGGACACGGCCTTGGCAACATCATCGTCGTAACTGCTTGGCCCCGCCGCAGCGGTACACAGCAAGCACCCGCGCGCATCGCCATTGACGACGTTCTGATAGGAGCCCTGGAACATCGCCATGATACGCTCCGCCCCATTTGGAATGGACGGATCGGCAAGCATCGCAACACCCGCCTGAACCGCCTGTCGCTCATAGCGCTGCAAGACCTGCAGAAAGAGCGTCTTTTTATCGGTGAACGCCTTGTAGAGACTGCCCCGCGTCAACCCCATGCCATCCAGCAGGTCAGGCAGCGACGCCCCCTCGTACCCGTGTTCCCAAAAGACGTGCATCGCCTTTTCCAGCGCGTCGTCAATGTCGAATGATCGTGGTCTGGCCATGTGCTGTCTCCGATGTCTGACCTTCAATATAGTGTTTGGAACCATATAGTCCAGAACTCACAAGTTTGTGTTTTGTACCATTCGGTTCCTTTTGCTATCCACATATTAGGAACCATACAGTCCACAATGGAGACAGCAATGCTCACCCTCATGAAATCCATCGCCCTGACCCTCGCCATTGTCATTGGCTTTGCCACCGGCCCAGCCTCCGCCGACACCATCGCAAGCGGCACGTTCACCGGCGCGTCGGACCACATCACCACCGGCGAAGTTGACGTGATCAAGAATGCCGACGGCAGCCATACCATCGTGCTGGGCGAAGACTTCAGCCTCGATGGTGCGCCCGACCCGCGCGTGGGCTTGGGCAAGGACGGCAAATATGACGGCCGTACCGATGCGGGCGTGCTGGGCAATCTGACCGGCGCGCAATCCTTTGTCATTCCGGCAGGCGTAGACGTCTCGGACTTCAACGAAGTCTATATCTGGTGCGAAAAGTTCAGCGTTCCGCTCGGCGTTGCCAAACTGAACTGATCGGCTTGCCAATCCTGCCCCAACCCGACAAGGATTGGGGGAAATGAAAGCCCCCACAACCCAGAACAAGCCCGGCACCGCCATCGGCCTCAAGCTCGTGGCGGTGTTCCTGTTCATGGTCATGGCCGCGATGATCAAGGCCGCGACGCAAAACGTCCCCTCGGGCCAGGCCGTGTTCTTCCGCTCATTCTTTGCCCTGCCGATCATCATGGCCTGGATCTGGCGGGCCGGTGAGATGCGCGAAGCGCTGACACCCAACAACCTGACCGGTCACATCTGGCGCGGTCTGTTCGGGACCTCGGCCATGGCACTGACATTCGCGGGCCTTGCATTGTTGCCCCTGCCCGAGGTGACGGCGATCGGCTACGCCACGCCGATG from Tateyamaria omphalii encodes:
- the aroC gene encoding chorismate synthase, whose amino-acid sequence is MSINSFGHLFRVTTWGESHGPALGATVDGCPPGVEVDEAMIQHWLDKRKPGQNKYTTQRREPDAVKILSGVFEGQTTGTPVQLMIENTDQRSKDYGDIAEKFRPGHADITYWQKYGIRDYRGGGRSSARETAARVAAGGLARAALDKLVPGIEIKGYMTRMGAHEIDRDKFDWDQIDQNPFWVPDAKAATTWADYLDGLRKSGSSVGAVIEVVARGVPAGLGAPVYGKLDTDLAAGMMSINAVKGVEIGEGMSAAMLTGELNADEITMGRNGPEYSSNHAGGILGGISTGQDIVARFAVKPTSSILQTRKTITKSGEEAEIITKGRHDPCVGIRAVPVGEAMMACVILDHLLLDRGQTGGERGKIG
- a CDS encoding TetR/AcrR family transcriptional regulator, with the translated sequence MARPRSFDIDDALEKAMHVFWEHGYEGASLPDLLDGMGLTRGSLYKAFTDKKTLFLQVLQRYERQAVQAGVAMLADPSIPNGAERIMAMFQGSYQNVVNGDARGCLLCTAAAGPSSYDDDVAKAVSEGLGALRDGIYTALGASPKHAVLNPAERGALADMIIAQYVGLRTMARARIDHDTLHNIVRSVGVMLA
- a CDS encoding DM13 domain-containing protein; translated protein: METAMLTLMKSIALTLAIVIGFATGPASADTIASGTFTGASDHITTGEVDVIKNADGSHTIVLGEDFSLDGAPDPRVGLGKDGKYDGRTDAGVLGNLTGAQSFVIPAGVDVSDFNEVYIWCEKFSVPLGVAKLN